From the genome of Pseudocalidococcus azoricus BACA0444:
ATTAAGGATTGAAACACCTTGAAAAGGATTTAAAACTAAAAGGTCTTGATCTCCTGTGACTAAATATTTTGCTCGACCATTGACAGCTAACTCCAGGTATTTATTATCTTTAATATCTCGACCTACATAGGTTGTAAATTGATCCTCTAAAATCAGTTCAACCGTTTGTGAGAGGTCTAAAAGAAAGGTTTGGCGTTCCTCAGTTGTAATGTAGCGATTAAATTTGGACGAGATAATACGGTTTCCAATTCAAGCCATGTAGCTGGGGAAACAAGTATAACTCCTTGATTCTGTGCCTTTTTAAGAGCTAATGAGAAAAATACCTGATCAAGTTGAGACATCAAACATCCAAAAGTCCGAGCCGTATTTCCTATGCATCGCAGCTTACCTAGTTCATGTTCTACCTATGGGTTAATCTTTCTGGAAAATGATATTCAACCCAAGATTTACAGGGTATTCTCGAATCCTAGGACTGGATAGAGCTAACCTGAGAATCATCTGTTGGACGCGAATTCGCGTCGTTTTCTGGGTTTAAAATAGCCGATGTCAGAGAATAGCCTAATAATTATTCTAAAATTATTTATTTGCAAACATTTCGGGATGTGAAGCCCTGCCCCAATTCATTGCCAAGCCCCATTGCCCCTTGAGATACTAAGAAGTCGTGCCAGGACTATCCTGTGAGTCACCCGCTCTACGTTGCCTTTATTTGGCATCAACACCAACCCCTCTACAAAAGCCGGATTAGTGGGCGTTACCTCTTGCCTTGGGTCAGACTCCATGGAACTAAAGATTACCTAGATCTGATTCTGATTCTCTCCCGTTATCCGAAGTTGCATCAAACGGTTAATTTAGTGCCGTCTTTGATTCTGCAAATTCAGGATTATGTGGCTGGAACGGCTTTAGACCCCTACTTGACCGCCGCCCTTACCCCAGAGGAAAATCTGAGCGAACAGCAACGCTGGTTTATCATTGAGCATTTTTTTGATGCCCACCAGCGGACAATGATTACCCCCCATCCCCGCTATGATGAACTCTATCAACAACGGCAAACGAATGGCCCGGTTTGGTGTTGGGAGCATTGGACTCCTCAGGATTACAGTGACTTATTAGCGTGGCATAATCTGGCCTGGATTGACCCCCTGTTTTGGGATGAGCCAGAAATTGCCCAGTGGTTTGCCCAAGGTCAGCACTTCAGCCTCAGTGATCGCCAACGGATTATTGCGAAACAACGGCAAATCTTGAGCGAGATCATCCCCCAACACAAAAAAATGCAATTGGCGGGGCAGATTGAAATTACTACAACTCCCTACACCCATCCAATTTTGCCCCTTTTAGCGGATACCCAGGCCGGTCGGGTTGCCGTGCCCCAAATGGCCTTACCCCAGGCCCGGTTTCAATATCCCGAAGATGTCCGGCGGCATTTAAGTCGGGCCGTCCATTTCTATAAACAAACCTTTGACTGTAAACCTCGTGGCCTCTGGCCCTCTGAGCAATCCGTTAGTCCGGCAATTTTACCCATGGTGGCTGAACATGGCTTTAATTGGCTCTGTTCCGATGAAGCGGTCTTGGGTTGGACAAAACATCACTTTTTCCATCGGGATGAAGCCGGAAATGTGATTGCCCCGGAGGTTCTCTATCAGCCCTATCGCCTCGAAACCGAGTCCGGTGACTTAGCCATTGTCTTTCGGGATCATCGCCTCTCGGATTTGATTGGCTTCACTTATAGTTCGATGGAGCCGGATGTGGCTGCCCAGGATTTAATTAAACATCTAGATGCCATTGCCACCAAACTGAAGGCAAATCAAGGGGATGATGGCACAACCTTAGAGCAACCTTGGCTAGTGACGATTGCCTTGGACGGGGAAAATTGTTGGGAGTTCTATCGGGAAGATGGCTTACCCTTTTTAGAGGCCCTTTATTCCCGGCTCAATGCCCGCCAAGACATTAAATTAGTCACCGTCAGTGAATACCTGAACCAATTTTCCCCCCGTGAAACCATTCCTGTCCAGGCCCTCCACAGTGGTTCTTGGATTGATGGCAACTTTACCACCTGGATTGGGGAGCCGATTAAAAACAAGGCCTGGAATCTCCTCAAAGCCGCCCGTGATACCTTGGCCCAGCACCCAGAAGCCACCGAAAAAACTAACCCTGGGGCCTGGGAAGCCCTCTATGCTGCTGAAGGTTCCGACTGGTTTTGGTGGTTTGGGGAAGGTCATTCCTCAAATCAGGATGCCATGTTTGACCAACTGTTTCGGGAGCATTTAGCCGCCCTTTACCAGGCCCTCGATGAACCCATTCCTGATATTCTCCGCCATCCCCTGGAGCAACATACCCCCACTGCCGACTATCCGCCCCAAGGTTTTATCCATCCCGTGATTGATGGGTATGGCAATGAGCAGGATTGGAACCATGCCGGCCGAATTAGTGTCGGGGGCGCGCGTGGGACTATGCACCGGAGTGGCCCCGTGCAACGACTTTGGTATGGGGTGGATCACCTGAATTTTTATCTTCGCTTTGATCTCCAAGCCGGACAAACCTTGGGAGCGGGGGACTGCCAAGAACTGCATTTCCTCTGGTTTTATCCCCACCAAACCATGCACAACAGCCCCATTCCCTTGGCAGATTTACCGAACCAGGCTCCCCTCAATTATCTTTTCCACCATCATGTTTGCTTGAATTTAGGGACTGGCAAAACTATTTTTCAAGAAGCCATGCCCAATTCCCAATGGCAATCCCAGGCCCATAGCATTACCTATGCCCTGGAAAGCTGCTTAGAGGTGGCTGTCCCCTGGCAAAATCTCCCCAACATTCATCCCGATTGGCAGTTACAGTTGGTGGTTCTCCTTGCAAATCAGGGAACTTATCGCGAATATTTTCCAGAGCATCACCTAATTCCCTTGACCGTACCTTAAGCTCACCGATTTACACACAGGTGGGAACGGATTGCAGACGTTCAGAGACAGATGCTGAAACTGGCTCCGATTGAGGGGCGGCGACTAAGGTAATCAGCGTCACTTCCGGGGGACAGTTCCATCGCCCTGGCCAATAGGAACCCAGGCCCCGATTCACATAGAGCCAAT
Proteins encoded in this window:
- a CDS encoding putative toxin-antitoxin system toxin component, PIN family; its protein translation is MGNRIISSKFNRYITTEERQTFLLDLSQTVELILEDQFTTYVGRDIKDNKYLELAVNGRAKYLVTGDQDLLVLNPFQGVSILNLV
- a CDS encoding glycoside hydrolase, with translation MSHPLYVAFIWHQHQPLYKSRISGRYLLPWVRLHGTKDYLDLILILSRYPKLHQTVNLVPSLILQIQDYVAGTALDPYLTAALTPEENLSEQQRWFIIEHFFDAHQRTMITPHPRYDELYQQRQTNGPVWCWEHWTPQDYSDLLAWHNLAWIDPLFWDEPEIAQWFAQGQHFSLSDRQRIIAKQRQILSEIIPQHKKMQLAGQIEITTTPYTHPILPLLADTQAGRVAVPQMALPQARFQYPEDVRRHLSRAVHFYKQTFDCKPRGLWPSEQSVSPAILPMVAEHGFNWLCSDEAVLGWTKHHFFHRDEAGNVIAPEVLYQPYRLETESGDLAIVFRDHRLSDLIGFTYSSMEPDVAAQDLIKHLDAIATKLKANQGDDGTTLEQPWLVTIALDGENCWEFYREDGLPFLEALYSRLNARQDIKLVTVSEYLNQFSPRETIPVQALHSGSWIDGNFTTWIGEPIKNKAWNLLKAARDTLAQHPEATEKTNPGAWEALYAAEGSDWFWWFGEGHSSNQDAMFDQLFREHLAALYQALDEPIPDILRHPLEQHTPTADYPPQGFIHPVIDGYGNEQDWNHAGRISVGGARGTMHRSGPVQRLWYGVDHLNFYLRFDLQAGQTLGAGDCQELHFLWFYPHQTMHNSPIPLADLPNQAPLNYLFHHHVCLNLGTGKTIFQEAMPNSQWQSQAHSITYALESCLEVAVPWQNLPNIHPDWQLQLVVLLANQGTYREYFPEHHLIPLTVP